A single Struthio camelus isolate bStrCam1 chromosome 8, bStrCam1.hap1, whole genome shotgun sequence DNA region contains:
- the CACYBP gene encoding calcyclin-binding protein translates to MAAAHEELQKDLEEVKELLTKTTRKRLRDVLMTEKHKLEIELKNQPPPKLKADAGEEEKSSLGGYTVKINNYGWDQSDKFIKIYISLSGVQKLPAENVQVNFTERSFDLLVKNLNGKNYTMTFNNLLKPISVEGSSRKIKTDTVLVMCRKKREEKWDCLTQVEKESKEKEKAAYDTSDPSEGLMNLLKKMYAEGDDEMKRTINKAWVESREKQSKGDIPMDI, encoded by the exons ATGGCCGCCGCGCACGAggag TTACAGAAAGATTTGGAAGAGGTTAAAGAATTGCTTACGAAAACCACGAGGAAGCGACTTCGTGATGTCCTGATGACTGAAAAACACAAGCTAGAGATAGAACTCAAGAATCAGCCTCCACCAAAGCTGAAAGCAGAtgcaggagaagaagaaaagtcatCGCTGGGAGGGTATACAGTGAAAATAAACAACTATG GTTGGGATCAGTCAGATAAGTTTATTAAGATTTACATCTCTCTAAGTGGAGTCCAGAAGCTCCCAGCTGAGAATGTGCAGGTGAATTTCACAGAGAG GTCATTTGATCTGCTAGTGAAGAATCTGAATGGGAAGAACTACACCATGACCTTCAACAACCTTCTGAAACCCATCTCTGTGGAAGGCAGCTCTAGAAAG ATAAAGACAGACACGGTCCTTGTGATGTGTAGGAAGAAGCGGGAGGAAAAATGGGACTGTCTCACTcaagtggaaaaagaaagcaaagagaaaga GAAGGCTGCCTACGACACCTCAGACCCCAGTGAAGGGCTTATGAACCTTTTGAAAAAGATGTATGCAGAAGGGGATGATGAAATGAAGCGCACCATCAACAAGGCTTGGgttgaaagcagagaaaaacagtcCAAAGGGGACATACCCATGGATATTTGA
- the MRPS14 gene encoding small ribosomal subunit protein uS14m: protein MAAAALGWALRAARQILPSAGGRQARGYFVDWRMLRDVKRRRLAYEYADERLRINAIRKNTVLPRELQEVADKEIAALPRDSCPVRIRNRCVLTSRPRGVKRRWRLSRIVFRHFADHAQMSGIQRAMW, encoded by the exons ATGGCGGCGGCCGCGCTGGGCTGGGCGCTGCGGGCCGCCCGGCAG attCTGCCTTCAGCAGGCGGGAGGCAGGCGCGGGGCTACTTCGTGGACTGGAGGATGCTGCGGGACGTGAAGAGGCGGCGGCTGGCCTACGAGTACGCGGACGAGCGGCTGCGCATCAACGCCATCCGCAAGAACACCGTCCTGCCCCGGGAGCTGCAG GAAGTGGCTGATAAAGAGATTGCTGCCTTGCCCCGGGACAGCTGCCCTGTGAGGATCCGAAATAGGTGTGTCTTGACATCCCGGCCTCGAGGGGTGAAGCGGCGTTGGAGGCTTAGCAGAATTGTTTTCCGCCATTTTGCTGACCATGCTCAAATGTCTGGGATACAGAGAGCTATGTGGTAG